One region of Pseudomonadota bacterium genomic DNA includes:
- a CDS encoding class I SAM-dependent methyltransferase has translation MAHLQGLCRLEKVMPTLLTATTEADAYSPQHGAETADVHSSSQEYAARFGGAVGGWMLSVQEAAVLKLLDQHCTSVLDVGGGHGQIALPLATKANRAVTVLGSSPVCAELLRRYIDTGSISFKTGNLIELPYEHGSFNLVVSFRLLSHCTAWRTLIAEMCRVSNHAVIVDYPVRFSSNVLTPLLFSVKRRLEGNTRTYRIFSTREVHREFKKAGFRLLGLEKQFLFPMGLHRALKSRKLSQLLETVARATLLTRLFGSPVVAKYVRKGAHVSE, from the coding sequence TTGGCGCATTTGCAAGGGCTCTGTCGTCTTGAGAAGGTCATGCCTACACTACTCACCGCTACAACCGAAGCAGACGCCTATTCACCGCAGCACGGAGCCGAGACTGCCGACGTACACTCCTCCTCACAGGAGTACGCTGCTCGCTTCGGCGGCGCTGTTGGAGGCTGGATGTTATCAGTTCAGGAAGCTGCCGTTCTTAAGCTTCTAGACCAGCACTGCACCTCGGTACTCGATGTCGGTGGAGGACATGGCCAGATTGCACTCCCACTAGCTACTAAGGCCAATCGTGCCGTCACCGTTCTTGGCAGCTCTCCCGTATGCGCCGAACTACTGCGCCGCTACATCGACACAGGATCGATCTCGTTTAAAACAGGAAACCTGATTGAACTGCCCTATGAGCACGGCTCTTTTAATTTAGTGGTGAGTTTTAGGCTCTTGAGCCACTGTACAGCATGGAGAACCCTGATCGCCGAGATGTGTCGTGTCTCAAATCATGCCGTTATAGTAGATTATCCTGTCCGGTTCAGCTCCAACGTTCTTACCCCCCTACTCTTTTCAGTCAAGAGACGGCTTGAGGGCAACACCAGAACTTACCGCATATTTTCTACGCGTGAGGTTCATCGTGAATTCAAAAAGGCTGGCTTTAGACTATTGGGACTTGAAAAACAGTTCCTCTTTCCGATGGGGCTTCATCGCGCACTCAAGAGTCGCAAACTATCGCAGCTACTAGAAACGGTTGCTCGAGCTACTTTGCTCACGCGATTATTCGGCTCGCCTGTCGTAGCCAAATATGTACGAAAGGGCGCGCATGTCAGCGAGTAG
- a CDS encoding STAS domain-containing protein yields the protein MDFPTEIVGDKGYIRITSDLDTEVAGEALRAAFNDIYEQGKRTIVLDLSGAQIINSYGIGKVLMCYKRLKAENGVLMVKPLNGFVKETFELLMLDKLLPEEK from the coding sequence ATGGATTTCCCAACGGAGATCGTCGGAGATAAGGGCTATATCAGGATAACGAGCGATCTCGACACCGAGGTGGCTGGAGAGGCGTTGCGCGCGGCGTTCAACGACATCTACGAGCAGGGCAAGAGAACGATCGTACTCGATCTCTCTGGTGCTCAGATCATTAATAGCTACGGCATCGGAAAGGTGTTGATGTGCTACAAGCGGCTTAAGGCAGAGAACGGTGTGTTGATGGTAAAGCCACTGAACGGATTTGTTAAGGAGACCTTCGAGCTTCTTATGCTCGATAAGCTACTCCCTGAAGAGAAGTAG